The Rhodothermales bacterium DNA window TCTAGCGTGCGGACGGTGGTGGTGCCCACTGCCCAGACCGCGCTGCCGCGGGCACGAGCGGCGTTGACGGCGTCGGCGGCCTCCGGCGGGACGCGGTACCACTCCTTATGCATCGGGTGGTCGGCCGGGTCGTCCACCTCCACGGGGCGGAACGTGCCCACGCCCACGTGGAGCACTAGCCGGGCCAGCTCTACCCCCGCCTCTTGCAGCCGCTCGATCAGCTCCGGCGTGAAGTGCAGGCCCGCCGTCGGGGCGGCCACCGAGCCCCGTTCGCGCGCGTAGACCGTCTGATACCGGTCCCGGTCGTCCTCGGTGACCTCCCGTTTCATGTACGGTGGAAGCGGCATCTCGCCGTAGCGAGCGAGCGCGTCCTCCACCGCGAGCGCGCTGCGCAGGCGCACCACGCGTTCGCCGCTGGGAAGGACCTCCACGACCTCGACCGACATCTCGGGCGAGACGTCGATCACGCGGCCGGGGCGCATCTTGGTCCCCGGGCGGACGAGGGCCGTCCAGAGCGATTCGTCCTCCCCCGGGTGCAGGAGGAGCACCTCCGCCTCGCCGCCGCCGGAGCGCCGGCCCCGCAGGCGAGCCGGGAAAACGCGCGTCTCGTTGACCACGAGCACATCACCGGGACGAACGTACGCTACGAGGTCCGAGAACAGGCGGTGGGTCCGTTCCCCGCTCTCGCGGTCGATCACCAAGAGCCTGCTCTGATCGCGGCGCTCGGCCGGATGCTGGGCAATCTGATCGGCGGGGAGGTCGTAGTCGTAGTCGGAGGTTCGATGCATGCAAAGACGAGCGGATAGAGGCACAGGGGCGGCAGGGCGCGGGGGCCAACGGGCGGACCAGCCCGGCAAGGTACCGCCCGGAGCGGGGGCGACTCCGACCGGCACCGGTTCCTCGCCGTCATGCGTAACCCTGTCGGGATGGCGTTCCGGGGCGCAGCGGGGGCCCGTCCTCAACGAGAGAGGGCGATAGCGCAGGCTCGGCGCCGTCCTCCACCGCACCAAGCACGCCGTCGCCGAAGTCAAGTATAGCTACTAGCGGAAATGGCGCTCGAAGGCGTCGAAGATGTCCGCACGCAGCGCTTTGCGCCCGGCCTTTGGTCCGCCGTTGATCATAATGACGATTCCGTTCTTCAGGGAACGATCGACGCTGAAGTATGTAGTCACACCGTCCTGTCCGCCCAAGTGGTGCAGCGTGCGCGAGTAGCCGCCCACGTCGCGATCTGGGCTCAGGTGGACCCCGGTGCCGTACCACCCGCCCGCCTCACCGCCACTGTTCTCTTCATTGCCCGTTTCAAGCGGCTGGATGCACGTGCCGGTGTGACAGATCGGGTTGATCGAACCCAGAATCGGCAAGGGCGGGCAGCCCGCATCACTGGTGCAGGATGCGTTCGAGCTTAGCGTTGCGTGCTGGGCAGGGCGGAGCGCTTCGTGCAGATCGTCTGCCGTGAGGCCGCCTCGCCCCACGCCATCCACGCTGACATTCATGACCTCGCGCAAGAAGGCCGCATACTCCACCGGATGGGCCAGCAGACCGCCCGGAAACTTGACCTCGGCGTACTCGACCTCGCATGCGCAGGGCTCGCTGTCGCAGCCGCGTGCGAGATGGTCCATGCTGGCGGATGCGTCAGCGAAGGTGCTCTCGTCCATACCGAACGGCTCCAAAATCTCGGTCTCCAAGAACTCCTCCCCGTTGCGTCCTGTCTCGGCCAGCAACATCGCTTCGGCCAGCGCGAAGCCCCCGCTCGAATACTTCCACTTCGTGCCGGGCGTGCCAACGATCTCCACGGGATCGGAGCCAATCGGGGTCAGTAGGTCGTCCAGACCGGTCGTCGCGCTGGGGTGAGAGCACTCGGTCCCCGTGGTGGGGCGGTTGAGTCCGGCTGCGTTCTTCAGCAGTCGCCGAATGGAAATCATCTGTGTCGCAGCTACCGCCGCTACGCCCTGAATCCCCTGCACATTGACCCATACGCTCACCAGGCTGCCGGCGTGGCCGGACGCCGTATCGCTCACTTTGCGGCCCAGCCCGAACTCGCCGTGCAGCCGTGCCCCTTTCACCATGCCCAGCCCGGCGACGAACTTGGATAGCGAGGCCGCCTGATAGATCGTCTGGCCGTCTGTCTCGATGCCCGCAGCTCGGTCCTGATAGCCGTAGTGGCCCCGCAGTAGCGTAGGCACGCCGTCCTCGAACACCACGACCGTCGCGCCATCGGCCCCGTGATGTTCCAAGGCTTCGTCGATGGAGACCCCGCTCGCCCCGTCGATCTGAATGTCCTGCGTCATCGCTTGAAAGCGCGTGGCCTCATCGAGCACAGGCCCGCCGCTTCCCGAGCATCCAGCGACGAGGAGAACCAAGCAACCTCCCAGCATCACGTTCTTCATGTGACCCTCCGTAAGCGACGGCCGCGACCGCGCACATAGGTTTACTATAAACAAATAATTACACTCTATTATAACGTGCCGACCTGTGCGAAGTGCGTCGGGTATTGACTACCCAAGCACGAGGCGCAGCCAGCGGTCGAGGTAGGCCGTCGCGCCGGGCAGG harbors:
- the queA gene encoding tRNA preQ1(34) S-adenosylmethionine ribosyltransferase-isomerase QueA; translated protein: MHRTSDYDYDLPADQIAQHPAERRDQSRLLVIDRESGERTHRLFSDLVAYVRPGDVLVVNETRVFPARLRGRRSGGGEAEVLLLHPGEDESLWTALVRPGTKMRPGRVIDVSPEMSVEVVEVLPSGERVVRLRSALAVEDALARYGEMPLPPYMKREVTEDDRDRYQTVYARERGSVAAPTAGLHFTPELIERLQEAGVELARLVLHVGVGTFRPVEVDDPADHPMHKEWYRVPPEAADAVNAARARGSAVWAVGTTTVRTLESVADEHGRVHAGSGWTDIFIQSPYRFRAVDRLITNFHLPRSTLLMLVAAFAGYELTMETYRDAVARGYRFYSYGDAMALL
- a CDS encoding serine hydrolase domain-containing protein, with translation MKNVMLGGCLVLLVAGCSGSGGPVLDEATRFQAMTQDIQIDGASGVSIDEALEHHGADGATVVVFEDGVPTLLRGHYGYQDRAAGIETDGQTIYQAASLSKFVAGLGMVKGARLHGEFGLGRKVSDTASGHAGSLVSVWVNVQGIQGVAAVAATQMISIRRLLKNAAGLNRPTTGTECSHPSATTGLDDLLTPIGSDPVEIVGTPGTKWKYSSGGFALAEAMLLAETGRNGEEFLETEILEPFGMDESTFADASASMDHLARGCDSEPCACEVEYAEVKFPGGLLAHPVEYAAFLREVMNVSVDGVGRGGLTADDLHEALRPAQHATLSSNASCTSDAGCPPLPILGSINPICHTGTCIQPLETGNEENSGGEAGGWYGTGVHLSPDRDVGGYSRTLHHLGGQDGVTTYFSVDRSLKNGIVIMINGGPKAGRKALRADIFDAFERHFR